One genomic region from Glaciimonas sp. PAMC28666 encodes:
- a CDS encoding glycine zipper 2TM domain-containing protein, producing MTDPIKRRIHPLVATAAVAVTLVCLVGVAAITGLIPTSHSSAPPVAAMSAPANGVDNQSAPLPPDVAPVPAQAMNQNNYPAPPPRSNMVAEQRQAPPPQRYTNEQQSPPPAPVCYSCGHVESIQAVQQAVKPSGLGIAAGAILGGVLGHQVGHGNGNTLATVAGAVGGGFAGNEVESRTRTSTSYRVEVRMENGKLRSFPQSAQEWRVGDPVRVVNGHLEGRG from the coding sequence ATGACTGATCCAATCAAACGCCGCATACATCCCCTTGTTGCAACCGCTGCCGTTGCTGTCACACTGGTCTGCCTGGTTGGCGTTGCCGCCATCACTGGCTTGATCCCAACGTCTCATAGCAGCGCGCCGCCGGTGGCAGCGATGTCAGCGCCAGCGAACGGAGTCGATAATCAATCAGCCCCGCTCCCGCCAGACGTCGCCCCTGTTCCCGCTCAAGCGATGAACCAAAACAATTATCCTGCGCCTCCTCCGCGATCCAATATGGTAGCGGAGCAGCGCCAGGCACCGCCTCCACAGCGTTATACCAACGAACAACAGTCCCCTCCGCCAGCACCCGTCTGTTATAGCTGTGGCCACGTCGAATCGATTCAGGCCGTGCAACAAGCAGTGAAGCCTAGCGGTTTGGGCATCGCTGCCGGTGCGATTCTGGGTGGCGTCCTCGGGCATCAGGTCGGACACGGTAACGGCAATACATTAGCGACCGTCGCAGGCGCAGTCGGCGGTGGTTTCGCCGGTAACGAAGTCGAAAGCCGGACGCGTACTTCCACCAGCTATCGGGTCGAAGTACGGATGGAAAACGGCAAACTGCGCAGCTTCCCACAGTCGGCACAGGAATGGCGCGTTGGCGATCCGGTACGCGTAGTGAATGGCCATTTAGAAGGCCGAGGCTAA
- the iscX gene encoding Fe-S cluster assembly protein IscX codes for MKWIDTLLIAESLYDKFPDTDPTTIRFTDLHRWVCELDGFDDDPNRSGEKILEAIQLAWIDEAQ; via the coding sequence ATGAAATGGATAGATACACTGCTTATTGCAGAGTCGTTGTATGACAAGTTTCCGGATACCGATCCGACCACAATTCGCTTCACGGACCTGCATCGTTGGGTCTGCGAACTGGATGGTTTCGACGATGATCCTAATCGCTCGGGTGAAAAAATTCTGGAAGCGATTCAGTTGGCGTGGATTGACGAAGCACAATAA
- the fdx gene encoding ISC system 2Fe-2S type ferredoxin, translating into MTQIVVLPHPTYCPDGAVLQTVAGKTVCDVLLENDIDIEHACEKSCACTTCHVVVREGFASLNELDDKEEDLLDMAWGLEATSRLSCQAIVGEEDLVVEIPKYTINHASENH; encoded by the coding sequence GTGACCCAAATTGTCGTACTACCCCATCCTACTTACTGCCCAGACGGCGCCGTGTTGCAGACCGTCGCTGGTAAAACGGTGTGTGATGTCTTGTTGGAAAATGACATCGACATTGAACATGCGTGTGAAAAATCGTGTGCTTGCACTACTTGCCACGTTGTCGTGCGTGAGGGTTTTGCCTCGCTCAATGAGTTGGATGACAAGGAAGAAGATTTGCTCGATATGGCATGGGGACTAGAAGCAACCTCGCGTCTGTCTTGCCAGGCGATTGTCGGCGAAGAAGATCTGGTGGTCGAGATACCTAAGTACACCATTAATCATGCTAGTGAAAACCATTAA
- the lysS gene encoding lysine--tRNA ligase: MTTDNQPQPVPQDENKIIAERRAKLTALRAKGVAFPNDFRPQHKAADLHAQYADMDKEALDAADVKVVVAGRMMLKRVMGKASFATLQDASGPKADGRIQLFITKELAGEEEYEAFKHYDLGDILGAEGTLFKTKTGELSIKISVLRLLTKSLRPLPDKFHGLSNQETKYRQRYVDLIMSEETRRTFKARTATMSSIRRFMEKNDFMEVETPMLHTIPGGAAAKPFITHHNALDMQMFLRIAPELYLKRLVVGGFERVFEVNRNFRNEGVSPRHNPEFTMMEFYAAYVDYQWLMSFTEQVIRQAAIDAHGTATLTYQGRELDLSKPFERLTIVGAINKYAPHYEDAQLHDADFIKAELAKFGVKPFATAGLGALQLALFEETAEAQLWNPTYIIDYPVEVSPLARASDTVAGITERFELFMTGREIANGFSELNDSEDQAARFQAQVAAKDAGDEEAMYYDADYIRALEYGLPPTGGCGIGIDRLMMLITDSPNIRDVILFPHLRRED, translated from the coding sequence ATGACGACAGATAATCAGCCGCAACCTGTCCCACAAGACGAAAATAAAATCATCGCCGAACGCCGCGCCAAGCTCACCGCCCTGCGGGCCAAAGGCGTGGCATTTCCAAACGACTTTCGACCGCAGCACAAGGCTGCAGACCTGCACGCGCAGTATGCTGACATGGACAAAGAAGCGCTCGACGCCGCGGATGTCAAAGTGGTGGTCGCCGGGCGCATGATGCTGAAACGTGTCATGGGCAAAGCTTCGTTCGCGACCTTGCAAGATGCATCGGGTCCAAAAGCGGATGGCCGCATCCAGCTGTTCATCACCAAAGAACTCGCTGGCGAAGAAGAATACGAAGCCTTTAAGCATTACGATCTGGGCGATATTCTGGGTGCAGAAGGCACATTATTCAAAACCAAAACCGGTGAATTGTCGATCAAGATTAGCGTCCTGCGCTTACTGACCAAATCGTTGCGTCCGCTGCCGGACAAGTTCCACGGTCTGTCCAATCAAGAAACCAAGTATCGCCAGCGCTACGTCGATTTGATCATGAGCGAAGAGACGCGCCGCACCTTCAAGGCACGCACTGCCACGATGTCCTCGATCCGCCGCTTCATGGAAAAGAACGACTTCATGGAAGTCGAAACGCCGATGCTGCATACCATCCCCGGTGGTGCTGCTGCGAAGCCGTTCATCACGCATCACAACGCGCTCGATATGCAAATGTTCCTGCGTATCGCCCCCGAACTTTACTTAAAGCGTTTGGTGGTGGGCGGTTTTGAACGCGTGTTCGAAGTCAATCGCAACTTCCGTAACGAAGGCGTATCGCCGCGTCACAATCCTGAATTCACGATGATGGAATTCTATGCTGCGTATGTCGACTATCAATGGCTGATGAGCTTCACCGAACAAGTCATCCGTCAGGCCGCCATCGATGCCCATGGCACCGCAACGCTGACCTATCAAGGTCGGGAACTCGATTTGAGCAAGCCGTTTGAACGTCTGACAATTGTCGGCGCGATCAACAAATATGCGCCGCATTATGAAGATGCGCAGCTGCACGACGCCGACTTCATCAAAGCAGAACTGGCAAAATTTGGGGTAAAGCCATTCGCTACTGCCGGACTGGGCGCGTTGCAATTGGCACTGTTTGAAGAAACCGCAGAAGCACAGCTATGGAACCCGACGTACATCATCGACTATCCGGTCGAAGTATCGCCGCTGGCCCGTGCATCGGACACAGTAGCGGGTATCACCGAACGTTTCGAGTTATTCATGACCGGTCGCGAAATCGCCAACGGCTTCTCGGAATTGAATGATTCCGAAGACCAGGCAGCACGCTTCCAGGCACAAGTTGCCGCCAAGGACGCGGGCGATGAAGAAGCTATGTATTACGACGCTGACTATATCCGCGCTCTGGAATATGGCTTGCCACCAACCGGCGGTTGCGGCATCGGCATTGACCGTCTGATGATGCTGATCACCGATTCGCCGAACATCCGTGATGTCATTTTATTCCCGCATCTGCGTCGGGAAGATTAA
- the prfB gene encoding peptide chain release factor 2 (programmed frameshift), with the protein MEAERLNSLHSLLADLTSREIELRRYLDFDTKVEKLDQVNGELEDPDVWSDQKRAQELGKEKKSLESIVVTLTKIEADLRDTTDLFQMARDEQDEETVVAVEADTEALKKLVEGMEFRRMFNNPMDPNNCFIDIQAGAGGTEAQDWASMLLRQYLRYCERKGFKVEIMEQSDGEVAGIKTATLKVEGDYAYGFLRTETGVHRLVRKSPFDSANGRHTSFSSLFVYPEVDDSIDIDVNPADVRVDTYRASGAGGQHINKTDSAVRLTHGPSGIVVQCQNDRSQHRNRAEAWDMLKAKLYELELRNRMTEQQKLEDSKTDVGWGHQIRSYVLDQSRIKDLRTNFESGNTKAILDGDLDDFIAASLKQGV; encoded by the exons ATGGAAGCCGAACGCTTAAATTCCCTGCACTCCCTGCTGGCCGACCTCACCTCGCGTGAGATCGAACTACGGAGGTATCTT GACTTCGATACGAAGGTAGAAAAACTCGATCAAGTCAATGGTGAACTCGAAGATCCGGACGTCTGGAGTGACCAGAAACGCGCTCAGGAACTCGGGAAAGAAAAGAAATCATTAGAATCAATCGTGGTCACCCTGACCAAGATTGAGGCCGACCTGCGCGACACCACTGACCTGTTCCAGATGGCACGCGACGAGCAGGACGAAGAAACGGTAGTAGCCGTGGAGGCCGATACCGAAGCGCTCAAAAAGCTGGTTGAAGGCATGGAATTCCGCCGCATGTTCAACAATCCGATGGACCCGAACAACTGCTTTATCGATATTCAGGCAGGCGCGGGCGGTACCGAAGCGCAAGACTGGGCATCCATGTTGCTGCGCCAGTATTTGCGCTATTGCGAACGCAAGGGCTTCAAAGTTGAGATCATGGAGCAGTCCGACGGCGAGGTGGCCGGTATCAAAACCGCGACCCTGAAAGTCGAAGGAGACTACGCGTATGGCTTTTTGCGCACAGAAACCGGTGTCCATCGCCTGGTCCGTAAATCGCCGTTCGATTCCGCCAACGGCCGTCACACGTCCTTTTCCAGCCTGTTTGTTTATCCGGAAGTGGACGACTCGATTGATATCGACGTCAATCCTGCCGACGTGCGCGTCGATACTTATCGCGCATCCGGTGCCGGTGGTCAGCATATTAACAAAACCGACTCCGCAGTCCGCTTGACGCACGGTCCATCCGGAATCGTTGTCCAATGCCAGAACGATCGCAGTCAACATCGTAACCGCGCCGAAGCGTGGGACATGCTGAAAGCCAAATTGTATGAGCTTGAGTTACGCAACCGCATGACCGAGCAGCAAAAGCTGGAAGACTCCAAAACCGACGTCGGCTGGGGTCATCAGATTCGCTCGTATGTACTCGATCAGTCGCGTATTAAAGACTTGCGTACCAACTTTGAGAGCGGCAATACCAAAGCCATTCTCGATGGCGATCTGGACGACTTCATTGCCGCATCGCTAAAGCAAGGCGTTTAA